The Usitatibacter rugosus genome segment CGGCGCGCCTCGCGCAGCTCGACCGTCGCCTGCGAGATGTACACGACATGGCGCGCAAGTACCGCGTCGAGCCCGCGCGCATCCCGGATGCGCTCGCGGATCGGCGCACGCGTTTGGCGGAGCTGGGCGGCAGCGAAAGCCTGGAGAAGCTGCGCGAGCAGGAAGCCGCCGCGGAGGCCACGTATCGCGAAGCCGCGACGTCGCTCTCGAAGGCGCGGAAAGAGGCGGCCCGCAAGCTCGGTGGCGACGTCACGAAATCCATGCAGCGCCTCTCGATGGACGGCGGCCGCCTCGCCGTGGCGATCGAGACGCTCGAGGAGCCGTCGGCCGGCGGGCTGGAGTCGATCGAGCTGCAGGTCTCCGGCCACGCGGGCCAGCCGTTGGCGCCGCTCTCGAAAGCGGCCTCCGGCGGCGAGCTCTCGCGCCTGTCGCTGGCGATCCAGGTGCTGCTCTCCGGACGCGCCTCCGTTCCCACGCTCGTCTTCGATGAAGTCGATTCCGGCATCGGCGGCGGTGTCGCGCAGATCGTCGGCGAGCTGCTGCAGGCACTCTCCTCGCATCACCAGGTGCTGTGCGTCACGCACCTGGCCCAGGTCGCCTCGCATGCGCGCTCGCAGCTGCGTGTGTCGAAGCGCCCGGGTCCCCGCGGCACGGTCGCGGCGGTCGAAGCGCTCGATGCGGAATCGCGCGTCGACGAGATCGCGCGCATGCTGGGCGGGCTCACCCTCACCGAGGCCACGCGGCGGCACGCGGCTGAAATGTTGCAAAACGCGCGCGCTACGGGTACACCAGCGGCGAAGGGCAAGGGCAAGGCGCTGTCGCGGCCCTCGTAGACAACGCCCACCCGGGAGATCCATGGAGGCGATTCCCAAGGCAGGACTGGTGCTCGCAGGCGGCGGAGCGCGCGCGGCCTATCAAGTCGGCGTGGTCCAGGCGCTGAGGGAGATGCTGCCCGACGCGAAGCAGAACCCGTTTCCGATCATCGCCGGCACGTCCGCGGGCGCCATCAACGCGACCGCGCTCGCCAGCCACGCGGACAATTTCGGCGAGGGCGTGGATCGCCTTCTCGAAGTGTGGCGGCATTTCGAGCCGCGCCACGTCTATCGCTCGGATCTGGTGGGCGTCATCGCCAACAGCGCGCGCTGGTTCATGGGCATGTTCTTCGGCAACGTCGTGAAGAACGAGCCCATCTCGCTGCTGGACAACCGGCCGCTCCAGGCCCTCCTCGAGCGACGCGTCCTCTTCGACCGCATCCAGCCCAATATCGACGCCGGCTTCCTCGATGCGCTCGCCATCACCTGCTCGGGCTACACATCGGGGCAGAGCTGCAGCTTCTTCCAGGGCAAGGCCGAGCTGGAGGGCTGGAAGCGCTCGCAGCGCGTCGGCATCCAGGCCAAGATCGGCGTCGAGCACCTGATGGCCTCGGCCGCCATCCCGTTCCTCTTCCCCGCGCACAAGCTCAATCGCGAGTACTTCGGCGACGGCTCCATGCGCCAGATCGCTCCCGTGAGCCCGGCGCTGCACCTCGGCGCCGACCGCGTGATCGTCGTCGGCACCGCACGGCTGCGCACGGATTCGCCCGAGCGCACGCGCGGCGAGATCTACCCCAGCGTCGCGCAGGTGGCCGGCCACGTGATGAACTCCATCTTCCTCGACAGCCTCGCCGTCGACATCGAGCGCCTGGAGCGCATCAACCGCACCATCAGCGTGACGCCCCAGGACGCGCTGCGAAAGATGGGTCTCACGCTGCATCACGTCGACGTGCTCGTGCTGACGCCCTCCGAGCCCCTCGACCAGATCGCGATCAAGCACGTGCGCCACCTGCCGTATCCGATCCGCATGCTGCTGCGCTCGATCGGCGCGATGCGCCGCGGCGGGGCCAACCTCGCGAGCTACCTGCTCTTCGAGCAAGGCTACTGCCGCGAGCTGATCCAGCTCGGCTACAACGACACGATGAAGCGGCGCGAGGAGGTCGAAGCCTTCCTCGTCGGTTCGATGTGTCCCATTCCCGGCGCGTTCAACCGCACCGTGAAGTTCCTCACGCCACTTACTGCAGAGCACGCAAGAACACCGAGCGGCACGCCATAGCGCGAAGGAACGGGCGCCGCTTGGAACCGCCGATCCCCGCCGATGGAAGCCCGCCGATATCCGCCGATAATT includes the following:
- a CDS encoding patatin-like phospholipase family protein: MEAIPKAGLVLAGGGARAAYQVGVVQALREMLPDAKQNPFPIIAGTSAGAINATALASHADNFGEGVDRLLEVWRHFEPRHVYRSDLVGVIANSARWFMGMFFGNVVKNEPISLLDNRPLQALLERRVLFDRIQPNIDAGFLDALAITCSGYTSGQSCSFFQGKAELEGWKRSQRVGIQAKIGVEHLMASAAIPFLFPAHKLNREYFGDGSMRQIAPVSPALHLGADRVIVVGTARLRTDSPERTRGEIYPSVAQVAGHVMNSIFLDSLAVDIERLERINRTISVTPQDALRKMGLTLHHVDVLVLTPSEPLDQIAIKHVRHLPYPIRMLLRSIGAMRRGGANLASYLLFEQGYCRELIQLGYNDTMKRREEVEAFLVGSMCPIPGAFNRTVKFLTPLTAEHARTPSGTP